Proteins encoded within one genomic window of Macrotis lagotis isolate mMagLag1 chromosome 3, bilby.v1.9.chrom.fasta, whole genome shotgun sequence:
- the MAP4K2 gene encoding mitogen-activated protein kinase kinase kinase kinase 2 isoform X2, which yields MALQLPAVSLRDPRERFELLQRVGAGTYGDVYKARDAETSELAAVKIVKLDPGDDISALQQELTILQECRHPNVVTYLGSYLRNDRLWICMEFCGGGSLQEIYQATGPLEEKQIAYICREALKGLHHLHSQGKIHRDIKGANLLLTLHGDVKLADFGVSGELTASVAKRRSFIGTPYWMAPEVAAVERKGGYNELCDVWAIGITAIELAELQPPLFHLHPMRALMLMSKSSFQPPKLKEKACWSQNFHHFLKLALTKNPKKRPPAEKLLQHPFTTQTLPRTLLLELLDKLNDPHLGIPTPEDCDLETYDIFPDTIHSRGQHSQAERTPSEIQFHQVKFGAPRRKETEPLCEPWEEEWTLLGKEELTGSLLQSVQEALEERSLTMKPALEDQVLDSPEDGTGTIKRSPFGGPGPPGPSEVDSPNSPPGTPDLPPAHSETPPLLSTEWATMKRKEDTERSCCHGLPPTPKVHMGACFSKVFNGCPLQIHAAITWIHPVTRDQFLVVGAEEGIYTLNLHELHEDTLEKLIPQRCFWLYCVNNVLLSLSGKTTHVWAHDLPALFEQRRQQQQRQVPLSIPTHRLTQRIIPRRFVLSTKIADTKGCLKCRVVRNPYTGSTFLLAALPSSLLLLQWYEPLKKFLLLKNFPTVLPNPLGLLEPLILEGKELPQVCVGATGPGRPGLGLQFHILPLETSPTPDFLIPPVSPSVKEEA from the exons ATGGCGCTGCAGCTGCCGGCCGTGTCGCTGCGGGACCCCCGGGAGCGCTTCGAGCTGCTGCAGCGGGTGGGCGCGGGCACCTACGGGGACGTGTACAAG GCGCGGGACGCCGAGACCTCGGAGCTGGCCGCCGTGAAGATCGTCAAGCTGGACCCAG gcgATGACATCAGCGCCCTGCAGCAGGAGCTCACCATCCTCCAGGAGTGCCGGCACCCCAACGTGGTCACCTACCTGGGCAGCTACCTCAG AAACGACCGCTTGTGGATCTGCATGGAGTTCTGCGGAGGGGGGTCCCTGCAGGAGATCTACCAGG CCACCGGACCCTTGGAAGAAAAACAGATCGCCTACATCTGTCGGGAGGCCCTAAAG GGCTTGCATCATCTCCATTCTCAGGGGAAGATTCATAGGGACATCAAG GGAGCCAACCTCCTCCTCACTCTCCATGGAGATGTCAAGCTGG cTGACTTTGGCGTGTCTGGCGAGCTCACAGCATCTGTGGCCAAGAGGAGGTCCTTCATTGGGACACCGTACTG GATGGCCCCTGAAGTGGCTGCTGTGGAGCGGAAAGGAGGCTACAATGAACTCTGTGATGTGTGGGCCATCGGGATCACTGCCATAGAGCTGGCAGAGCTGCAGCCCCCGCTCTTCCATCTGCACCCCATGAG GGCATTAATGCTGATGTCCAAGAGCAGCTTCCAGCCTCCCAAGCTAAAGGAGAAGGCCTGCTG GTCCCAGAATTTCCACCATTTCCTCAAACTGGCCTTGACCAAGAACCCCAAGAAGAGGCCCCCTGCTGAGAAGCTTCTGCAG CACCCTTTCACAACCCAGACCCTCCCCCGGACCCTCCTCCTAGAGCTCCTGGACAAACTCAACGATCCCCACCTAGGCATCCCTACCCCAGAGGACTGTGACCTGGAG ACCTATGACATATTTCCTGACACGATCCATTCCCGGGGACAGCACAGTCAGGCAGAGAGGACCCCATCTGAGATCCAGT TTCACCAGGTCAAGTTTGGGGCTCCCAGGAGGAAGGAGACAGAGCCCCTGTGTGAGCCG TGGGAGGAGGAATGGACGCTTTTAGGGAAGGAGGAGCTGACCGG GAGTCTGCTGCAGTCAGTCCAAGAGGCCTTGGAGGAGAG GAGCCTGACCATGAAGCCGGCTCTGGAGGACCAG GTCCTGGACTCCCCAGAGGATGGAACAGGAACCATCAAGCGCTCCCCTTTTGGGGGCCCTGGACCCCCAGGGCCTTCTGAAGTGGACTCTCCCAACTCTCCTCCAG GGACCCCGGACCTGCCTCCGGCTCACTCTGAAACCCCACCACTGCTCTCTACTGAATGGGCCACCATGAAACGGAAGGAAGATACTGAG AGATCCTGCTGTCACggcctcccacccacccccaaagtTCAC ATGGGCGCCTGCTTCTCCAAAGTCTTCAATGGCTGCCCGCTTCAGATTCACGCTGCTATCACCTGGATCCATCCTGTTACCCGAG ACCAGTTCTTGGTGGTGGGGGCTGAGGAGGGCATCTATACCCTCAATCTCCACGAACTACATGAGGATACCTTGgagaag CTGATTCCCCAACGCTGCTTCTGGCTCTACTGTGTCAACAACGTCCTTCTCTCCCTGTCAG GGAAGACCACCCACGTCTGGGCCCACGACCTGCCCGCACTGTTTGAGCAACgacggcagcagcagcagcggcaggTTCCCCTCTCTATCCCCACCCATCGGCTCACCCAGCGCATCATCCCCAG GCGCTTCGTCCTTTCTACAAAGATCGCAGACACCAAAGGCTGCCTCAAGTGCCGCGTGG TTCGAAATCCCTACACGGGGAGCACCTTCCTGCTGGCCGCCCTGCCCTCCAGCCTGCTGCTCCTGCAGTGGTATGAGCCCCTGAAGAAATTCCTGCTTCTCAAG AATTTCCCCACCGTCCTGCCCAATCCTTTGGGGCTCCTGGAGCCTCTCATCCTGGAAGGGAAGGAGCTGCCTCAGGTGTGCGTGGGGGCCACTGGGCCCGGGAGACCCGGCCTGGGCCTCCAGTTCCACATCCTCCCGCTAGAAACCAGCCCCACCCCGGACTTCCTCATCCCTCCCG
- the MEN1 gene encoding menin, with protein sequence MGLKAAQKNLFPLRSIDDVVRLFAAELNREEPDLVLLSLVLGFVEHFLAVNRVIPTNVPELTFQPSPAPDPPGGLTYFPVADLSIIAALYARFTAQIRGAVDLSLYPREGGVSSRELVKKVSDVIWNSLSRSYFKDRAHIQSLFSFITGTKLDSSGVAFAVVGACQALGLRDVHLALSEDHAWVVFGPDGEQTAEVTWHGKGNEDRRGQTVNAGVAERSWLYLKGSYLRCDRKMEVAFMVCAINPSIDLHTDSLELLQLQQKLLWLLYDLGHLERYPMALGNLADLEELEPTPGRPDPLTIYHKGIASAKTYYRDEHIYPYMYLAGYHCRNRNVREALQAWADTATVIQDYNYCREDEEIYKEFFEVANDVVPNLLKEAALAETGEDRGGEHAQGSPAQASALQDPECFAHLLRFYDGICKWEEGSPTPVLHVGWATFLVQSLGRFEGQVRQKVRIVSREAETAETEEPWGEEAREGRRRGPRRESKPEEPPPPKKPAPDKGAPRRPGAAPGAPKAAEGGGPAPAAAPPASPPPSGPVLTFQSEKMKGMKELLVATKINSSAIKLQLTAQSQVQMKKQKVSSASDYTLSFLKRQRKGL encoded by the exons ATGGGGCTGAAGGCTGCCCAGAAGAACCTGTTCCCGCTACGCTCCATTGATGATGTGGTGAGGCTCTTTGCTGCCGAGCTGAACCGGGAGGAGCCGGACCTGGTGCTGCTGTCTCTGGTGCTGGGCTTCGTGGAGCATTTCCTGGCAGTCAATCGGGTGATCCCCACCAATGTGCCCGAGCTCACCTTCCAGCCCAGCCCGGCCCCCGACCCCCCGGGTGGCCTCACCTACTTCCCTGTGGCTGACCTCTCCATCATCGCGGCCCTCTATGCCCGCTTCACCGCCCAGATCCGTGGCGCCGTGGACCTGTCTCTCTACCCCCGGGAGGGCGGTGTTTCCAGCCGAGAGCTGGTGAAGAAGGTCTCCGATGTCATCTGGAACAGCCTGAGCCGCTCCTACTTCAAGGACCGGGCTCACATCCAGTCCCTTTTCAGCTTCATCACAG GCACCAAGCTGGACAGCTCGGGGGTGGCCTTTGCAGTGGTAGGGGCCTGCCAGGCCCTGGGCCTCCGAGATGTCCACCTGGCCCTGTCTGAGGACCACGCCTGGGTTGTATTTGGCCCTGATGGGGAACAGACGGCTGAAGTTACGTGGCATGGGAAAGGCAATGAGGATCGGAGGGGTCAGACGGTGAACGCCGGCGTAGCTGAGCGA AGCTGGTTGTACCTAAAGGGCTCCTATTTGCGCTGTGACCGCAAGATGGAGGTGGCCTTCATGGTGTGCGCTATCAACCCCTCCATTGACCTGCACACGGACTCTCTGGAACTTCTGCAGCTCCAGCAG AAGCTCCTCTGGCTGCTCTATGACTTGGGACACTTGGAAAG GTACCCAATGGCTCTGGGTAACCTGGCAGACCTGGAGGAACTGGAGCCAACGCCTGGCCGGCCAGACCCTCTCACCATCTATCACAAG GGCATCGCCTCTGCCAAGACCTACTATCGGGACGAGCACATCTACCCCTACATGTACCTGGCTGGCTACCACTGCCGGAATCGCAACGTCCGGGAAGCCCTGCAGGCCTGGGCGGACACAGCCACCGTCATCCAGGA ctacaATTACTGCCGAGAGGATGAGGAAATCTATAAAGAATTCTTTGAGGTTGCCAACGACGTGGTCCCCAACCTGCTGAAGGAGGCCGCGCTGGCAGAGACCGGGGAGGATCGGGGCGGAGAGCATGCCCAG GGCTCCCCGGCCCAGGCTTCTGCCCTGCAGGACCCCGAATGCTTCGCCCATCTCCTGCGCTTCTACGATGGCATCTGCAAGTGGGAGGAGGGCAGTCCCACGCCCGTGCTGCACGTGGGCTGGGCCACCTTCCTGGTGCAGTCCTTGGGGCGCTTCGAGGGCCAG GTCCGGCAGAAGGTGCGCATCGTGAGCCGGGAGGCCGAGACGGCGGAGACGGAGGAGCCGTGGGGCGAGGAGGCCCGGGAGGGCCGGCGGCGGGGGCCCCGGCGCGAGTCCAAGCCCGAGGAGCCCCCGCCGCCCAAGAAGCCGGCCCCGGACAAGGGCGCCCCCAGGCGGCCCGGGGCGGCCCCCGGCGCCCCCAAGGCGGCCGAGGGCGGCGGCCCCGCGCCGGCCGCGGCGCCCCCGGCCTCCCCGCCGCCCTCGGGCCCGGTGCTGACGTTCCAGAGCGAGAAGATGAAGGGCATGAAGGAGCTGCTGGTGGCCACCAAGATCAACTCGAGCGCCATCAAGCTGCAGCTCACGGCGCAGTCGCAGGTGCAGATGAAGAAGCAGAAGGTGTCCTCGGCCAGCGACTACACGCTGTCCTTCCTCAAGAGGCAGCGCAAGGGGCTCTGA